One region of Culex pipiens pallens isolate TS chromosome 2, TS_CPP_V2, whole genome shotgun sequence genomic DNA includes:
- the LOC120419573 gene encoding eukaryotic translation initiation factor 3 subunit C — translation MSRFFAGGSESDSDSSSDSEPIQRQTAPQFTFSDEEEDVKRVVRSTKEKRYEDLSNIIKSIRNYKKIKDMSSLLSSFEDLTRAYAKALPVITKEENGVCPRFIIRALAELEDFINEVWDDREGRKNLSKNNSKSLGALRQKFRKYIKDFDSDLKKFRESPDAADDEDEEEEKKEEEESDDEEAAVAPAAKAVSFKKDTVEKVKVEKDDDDSDDSIDWGQDSDSDESSSEEEAYGANIRERFLKRPEKEDGDDGEKKKEKKKTKETKDSRKKKRVEDDDDEGWEVVNGKSSATSEKPKMFAKDAEIDVALVVNKLNEVMAARGKKRTDRKLQIEFLRELRTISEEKKLGAAVAAKIRFNIVSAIFDYNPKVSEPMKLEHWSKLLEEIQALIKLLLANEDIVLSENILDENEEYDTAPYKIRGCMLTAVERLDDEFTKLLKECDPHSNEYVDRLKDEVTVTNVIEQVVQYVERLGNEMETCRIYLRKIDHLYYKFDPNVLKKRKAQLPASTLTSVDEMERLCRFIYAKDQTDRLRTRAILSHIFHHALHDNWFQARDLVLMSHLQETIHHSDPPTQILYNRTMANLGLCAFRHGNIKDAHQCLVDLMMTGKPKELLAQGLVPQRQNERSLEQEKVEKQRQMPFHMHINLELLECVYLVSAMLLEIPYMAAHEFDARRRMISKTFYQQLRSSERQSLVGPPESMREHVVAAAKAMRHGDWQACSNFIVNKKMNVKVWDLFYEADRVREMLAKFIKEEALRTYLFTYSNVYASISVPYLAEMFDLPKSKVHSLISKMIINEELMASLDDPTETVVLHRSEPSRLQALSMQLADKVTNLVDSNERVFEMKQGNFFQRGGNQGYNRDRQNYRNQNQNRENWNNNRRQDRGNRNRNQNRDREQREQHRVEFEEKAE, via the exons ATGTCGCGTTTCTTTGCCGGTGGTTCCGAGTCCGATTCGGACAGCTCGTCCGATAGCGAGCCAATCCAGCGCCAGACTGCGCCGCAATTTACC TTTAGCGATGAGGAGGAGGACGTCAAGCGGGTGGTGCGCTCCACCAAGGAGAAGCGCTACGAGGACCTGTCCAACATCATCAAGAGCATCCGGAACTACAAGAAGATCAAGGACATGTCCAGTTTGCTGAGCAGCTTCGAGGATTTGACGCGGGCGTACGCGAAGGCCTTGCCGGTCATTACGAAGGAGGAGAACGGCGTTTGTCCGCGGTTCATCATCCGGGCGCTGGCCGAGCTGGAGGACTTTATCAACGAGGTGTGGGATGACCGCGAGGGCCGTAAGAATCTGTCCAAGAACAATTCCAAGTCGCTGGGAGCGTTGCGTCAAAAGTTCCGCAAGTACATCAAGGACTTTGATAGCGATTTGAAGAAGTTCCGCGAGTCTCCGGATGCGGCCGACGACGAGGATGAGGAAGAGGAAAAGAAGGAGGAGGAAGAGTCGGACGATGAGGAAGCTGCCGTTGCTCCGGCTGCCAAGGCCGTCTCTTTCAAGAAGGACACGGTTGAGAAGGTCAAGGTCGAGAAGGACGATGACGATTCGGATGATTCGATCGACTGGGGCCAGGACTCGGACTCGGACGAAAGTTCGTCGGAAGAGGAAGCTTACGGGGCTAACATTCGCGAGCGTTTCTTGAAGCGTCCGGAGAAGGAGGACGGCGATGATGGTGAGAAGAAGAAGGAAAAGAAGAAGACCAAGGAAACCAAGGACAGCCGCAAGAAGAAGCGTGTCGAAGATGACGATGACGAGGGCTGGGAGGTTGTCAACGGCAAGAGTTCCGCCACGTCGGAGAAGCCCAAGATGTTCGCCAAGGATGCCGAAATCGATGTCGCACTTGTCGTTAACAAGCTCAACGAAGTTATGGCCGCCCGTGGTAAGAAGAGAACCGATCGTAAGCTGCAGATTGAGTTCCTGCGCGAGCTGCGTACAATCTCGGAGGAGAAAAAGCTTGGCGCGGCCGTGGCGGCCAAGATTCGCTTCAACATCGTTTCGGCCATTTTCGATTACAACCCGAAGGTCTCCGAACCCATGAAGCTGGAGCATTGGTCCAAGCTGCTGGAGGAAATTCAAGCTCTCATCAAGCTGCTGCTGGCCAACGAAGACATTGTCCTGTCGGAGAACATCTTGGACGAGAACGAAGAGTACGATACGGCTCCGTACAAGATTCGTGGCTGCATGCTGACTGCCGTCGAGCGTTTGGATGACGAGTTCACCAAACTGCTGAAGGAGTGCGATCCCCACAGCAACGAGTACGTCGATCGTCTCAAGGACGAAGTCACCGTGACCAACGTCATCGAGCAGGTCGTTCAGTACGTCGAGCGTCTGGGCAACGAAATGGAAACTTGCCGCATCTATCTGCGCAAGATCGACCATCTGTACTACAAGTTCGACCCGAACGTGCTGAAGAAGCGCAAGGCGCAACTCCCGGCTTCAACTCTCACTTCCGTCGACGAAATGGAACGTTTGTGCCGTTTCATCTACGCTAAGGATCAAACCGATCGTCTTCGAACGCGCGCTATCCTGTCGCACATCTTCCATCACGCGCTGCACGACAACTGGTTCCAGGCGCGCGACTTGGTGCTGATGTCCCATCTGCAGGAAACCATCCACCACTCGGATCCGCCAACCCAAATTCTGTACAACCGTACGATGGCCAATCTGGGACTGTGTGCGTTCCGTCACGGAAACATCAAGGATGCCCACCAGTGTTTGGTCGATCTGATGATGACCGGAAAGCCGAAGGAACTGCTCGCCCAGGGTCTGGTTCCGCAGCGCCAGAACGAACGTTCGCTGGAGCAGGAAAAGGTCGAGAAGCAGCGCCAAATGCCATTCCACATGCACATTAATTTGGAGCTGCTCGAGTGCGTCTATCTGGTGTCCGCCATGCTGCTGGAAATTCCGTACATGGCAGCTCACGAGTTTGACGCCCGCCGTCGCATGATCAGCAAGACGTTCTACCAGCAGCTGCGTTCTTCCGAGAGACAATCGCTCGTGG GTCCCCCAGAATCAATGCGCGAGCACGTCGTTGCCGCTGCAAAGGCCATGCGCCACGGCGACTGGCAAGCTTGCTCCAACTTTATCGTCAACAAGAAGATGAACGTGAAGGTGTGGGACCTGTTCTACGAGGCCGATCGCGTCCGCGAAATGCTCGCCAAGTTCATTAAGGAGGAAGCGCTGCGCACCTATCTCTTCACCTACTCGAACGTGTACGCCTCCATCAGCGTTCCCTATCTGGCGGAAATGTTCGATCTGCCCAAGAGCAAGGTCCACTCGCTCATCAGCAAAATGATCATCAACGAAGAGCTGATGGCGTCGCTGGACGATCCGACCGAAACCGTCGTGCTGCACCGCTCCGAACCGTCCCGTCTGCAGGCCCTCTCGATGCAGCTGGCCGACAAGGTCACCAATCTGGTCGATTCCAACGAGCGCGTGTTCGAGATGAAGCAGGGCAACTTCTTCCAGCGAGGTGGCAACCAGGGCTACAACCGCGATCGCCAGAACTATcgcaaccagaaccagaaccgcGAAAACTGGAACAACAACCGGCGCCAGGACCGTGGAAACCGTAACCGTAACCAAAACCGCGATCGCGAGCAGCGTGAACAGCACCGTGTTGAATTCGAAGAAAAGGCCGAGTAA